A window of Chlorobium phaeobacteroides DSM 266 genomic DNA:
TTTTGCGCTTTCCATGATGGCCCGGATAACGAAATCCTTATCATTATCAGGGACGACGAGAAAGAGCATCTCTTTTGGCAGTTCATCATAGACAACATCGCCAACACGCAGCCCGCGTTGTTTTCCTCGTCCTACAACCGGAATTTTTGTGACAGCCGGGTAGCCTGCATCAAGCAGTGATTGCATCACTTCATAGACCTTTTCCGGCCTGACGATTGTTCTGATCATTAGCATATGTGTGTACTCCGTTTTATTAGTTAGCGATACCAAAATCAATGAGCAACGACTCAAGTTCTTCGATCTCCAGGGGTTTGGGGATGACGAACATTTTGTTTTCGTGAATCTTTCTGGCAAGAGCGCGGTACTCGTCAGCCTGACCATGGGTCGGATCATAATCGATCACGGTTTTACGGTTGATCTCGGCGCGCTGTACAAAGTTGTCGCGGGGCACGAAATGGATCATCTGCGTGCCTATCTTGCGTGCAAGTTCCTCGATCATCGCTTGCTCGTTATCGACCTTGCGGCTGTTGCAGATAAGGCCGCCAAGACGGACTCCGCCGGCATCGGCATATTTCAGAA
This region includes:
- a CDS encoding P-II family nitrogen regulator, translated to MLMIRTIVRPEKVYEVMQSLLDAGYPAVTKIPVVGRGKQRGLRVGDVVYDELPKEMLFLVVPDNDKDFVIRAIMESAKTGNEGKFGDGKIFVSSVEEVYTISSGQQETELKLAEAKEA